From the Jeongeupia sp. HS-3 genome, the window GTGCGGCACGGCTGCTGCAGCGCGAAACCGGCTGCTCTCTTGGCGTCGAGATCAACATCGACAAACACCTACCCATGGGCGGTGGTGTCGGCGGCGGCAGCTCGGACGCGGCGACGGTGCTGCTGGCGCTGAACCGTTTGTGGCGACTGGATCTGAGCCGGGAGCGCCTGATGCAGCTTGGTTTGGCGCTGGGCGCGGATGTGCCGTTCTTCCTGTTCGGCGAAGCCGCCTTCGTCGAAGGCGTCGGTGAGAAAATGCGCGCGGTGGCGAGCGCCGATGGCTGGTACGTGGTGTTGCAGCCGCCGGTGCACGTGCCGACGCCGGAAATTTTTTCCGACCCAAGCTTGACACGCGATACGCCGTCACTTAATATGCGCGACCTCAGCACTGCAACTACTCGCAACGATTTGCAGGTAGTGGCGGCGAGGAAGCATCCTCTGGTCGAGCAATACATCGCTTGGCTGAGCCGGTTTTCACCGGCAAGGATGACCGGTTCGGGGAGTTGTGTTTTTGCACATTTTTCTTCACAAGCCGGCGCGAATACAGTAGTATCGCTGCTTCCTCGGGACATGACCGGATGGGTTGCGAAAGCGATTGATCGTCATCCGTTGAAAGAATTTGCCGGGTAATCGGCAAGTGCCGCTAGGGGAGTCGCCAAGTTGGTTAAGGCATCGGATTTTGATTCCGACATGCGAAGGTTCGAATCCTTCTTCCCCTGCCAAATTCGAAAAGAAAAGCGTGTAACCCGGGTTACACGCTTTTCGTTTTTCTAGGGTTTGAAAATGGCTTACGACAGCCTCATGGTCTTTACCGGCAACGCTAACCCCAAGCTTGCCGATCGTGTTGTCAATCACCTCGACATCTCACTGGGCCGGGCTACCGTCGGCCGCTTCTCCGATGGCGAAGTGACGGTCGAGCTGCTGGAAAACGTTCGCGGTCGCGACGTCTTCGTGCTGCAGTCGACCTGTGTGCCAACCAACGACAACATCATGGAGCTGATCCTGATCGTCGATGCGCTCAAGCGTGCGTCGGCCGGCCGGATCACCGCCGCCATTCCTTACTTCGGCTACGCCCGTCAGGATCGCCGCCCGCGTTCGGCGCGTGTACCGATCTCGGCTAAGGTCGTCGCCAACATGCTGCAGGCCGCCGGTGTCGACCGTCTGCTGACCGTCGATGTGCATGCCGACCAGATTCAGGGCTTCTTTGATATCCCGGTCGACAACATCTACTCGACCCCGGTGCTGTTCGCCGATATCCGCGCGCAAAACTACGAGAACCTGATGGTTGTGTCGCCCGACGTCGGCGGCGTGCTGCGGGCCCGTGCGATGGCCAAGCAGCTCGGTACCGATATGGCGATCATCGACAAGCGTCGTCCGAAAGCCAACGTCGCCGAAGTGATGCACATCATCGGCGACGTGAAAGACCGCACCTGTTTGATCGTCGACGACATGATCGATACCGCCAACACCCTGTGCAAGGCCGCCGCCGCGCTGAAGGCGCATGGCGCCAAGCGCGTGCTGGCGTATGCGACGCACCCGGTGTTCTCGGGTGCCGCGGTCGAGCGCATCGTGCAGTCGGATCTGGACGAAGTCGTCGTCACCGATACCATTCCGCTCTCCGACGCCGCCGAGCTGTCGGGCCGCATCCGCTGCGTATCGATCGCCGGCCTGCTGGCCGAGACGATGCGCCGCATCAACAACGAAGAGTCGGTTTCATCGCTGTTCGTTGACTAATTCAGGGGAATCATCCCCCGGAATCGACAGCCTTCCTGGTCGCGGGAGGCTGTTGCTTTTAATGCTATGGAGCACACCATGACTTACGAAATTCAAGCTGTAGCCCGCGCTGCCCAGGGTACCGGTGCGAGCCGCCGCCTGCGCAAGGCTGGCAAATTGCCAGGTATCGTCTACGGCGGCAACGTTGCCCCGCTGGCGATCGAACTCGATCACAACAGCATGTACTACACCCTGAAAGAAGAAGCATTCCACACCGCGCTGATCAAGCTCGCCGTGGAAGGCAAGATCGAACAGGTGTTGCTGCGCTCGGTGAACTATCACCCGTTCAAGCAACAAGTGCTGCATCTGGACTTCCAGCGCGTTGACGAAAACACCACGGTTGAAGTGCGCGTTCCGCTGCACTTCATCGGCGCTGATGTTTGCGAAGGCGTGAAGATGCAAGGCGGCACGATGAGCTACATCCTCAACGATGTGATGGTTCGTTGCGTTGCCACCAAGATCCCGGAATTCCTCAATGTGGATCTGAGCAAGCTGGCCGTTGGCAACACCATTGCCAACCTGAGCAACATCCAGCTGCCGGAAGGCATCGAGCTGATGGCGCTGGTGCGCGGTGAAGGCCTTGCCGTTGCCAGCCTGAACGGTGCCAAGGCCGGTTAATCCAGCCCTTTCCGTTTGAAACCCGCCGCGACGCAAGTCCGGCGGGTTTTTTCTTGCCTGTTGTTTTGCTGGTTTTGCCTGCCTGCTGACAGGGCATCGTCAAGCTTCTGTGCTGTACTACATTGAGGTCTTTCTTCTTCGGTTCAGGGATTTTATGCATTGGAAGGAACAGCCCGAAGGTCAGGATCCGGTTCGCCGGCATATCCCGAGCCCGCTTGAGTGGCTCGCCAATCTGCCGGTGATTCCGCCGCGGCATCGTGCCAAGGTGTGGCTGATGTGGGGTGTGTTGGGCGTGATCCTGCTGCTGTACTGGCTGATGCCGCGCTGGGGTGTTTCGCCGTTCCATTCGCGTCAGGACGGGCTTGATTACCTACCCTATTTCACCGATGTGCAGTCGCCACGCTTTCAATCCAGCCCACCGCCGCGCACGCCCGATTCGGCTGTCACGATAGGCTGGCCCGGCTGGCGGCTTGAGCAGTACGCGCCGCAACAGGGGGAGGTCAATAGCTGGCTGGTGCTGCGCGATGGCGATGGCGCGGTGCGCTGGCAACAGGTGGCGAGCAATGACAACTGGCTGGGCGACTACCGACTCAAGCCCGACTCGGCGCGCTGGGCGTGGTTCGGTGGCTGGGTGGTTGAACTGCAATCGCCGAAGGCTGAGGCGGCGCGGCTGTATCTGACGCCCGACGGCTCGCCGCGGCTGATCCGCCAGTGGCCGAATGCGCAAGCCAGGGCCAAACTCAAGGCCATGGGGGCTTGAGCCTCGGCGCACCCAGCAGGGCGTGTCACTGAAACATCGTCCGACTCGCGTTATCATGATGGCCTTGCCTGCCTTGGGCGGGCCATTTGTATTGCTATCGATGTCTCCAATCAAACTGATCGTCGGCCTTGGTAATCCGGGCGCCGAATATGCTGCAACGCGCCACAACGCCGGTTTCTGGTGGGTCGACCAATTGGCGCGCGATGCCGGCATTTCCTTGCGGCACGACGCCAAATTCCACGGCCTCGCCGGCCGTGCCCGCTTTTCGGGCCACGAGGTCTGGCTGCTGGAGCCGCAGACCTATATGAACAAGAGCGGCCTGTCGGTGGTCGCCTTGGCGCAATTCTATAAAATACTGCCGAACGAAATCCTCGTCGTGCACGACGAGCTCGATCTGCCTGCGGGCGAAATCAAGCTCAAACAGGGCGGTGGTCATGGTGGCCACAATGGCTTGCGCGACATCGGTACTCATCTGTCGACACCGAATTACTGGCGGCTGCGAGTCGGCATCGGCCATCCGGGTGAGCGCAACGAGGTTGTCAATTTCGTGCTCAAACCGCCGCGCAAGGAAGAGCAGGATGCGATCGACGATGCGCTGATCCGGGCGCACCACATTCTGCCGCTGCTGCTCGCCGGCGATACCGGCGCGGCGATGCAAAAGCTGCACACCGACGACAGCAAGAAGCGGCAGCACAAGCCGGCTCCCGGAGTCTGAGATGCATACGATCCTGGTTGCCAATCCCAAGGGCGGTAGCGGCAAGACAACGGTGGCGGTACAGCTGGCGGCGTGGTTTGCCTGGCAAAATCGCCCGGTGGTGTTGAGTGACCTGGATCGGCAAGGCTCGGCCTTGCGCTGGCTGGCGCAGCGGTCGGAGAAATTTCCGCCGATTCGCGGCCGCGATGAAATCATCGACCGCTTGCCCGCAGGTGCGGTGCAGGTGATAGACAGCCCGGCTGGCTTGCACGGCAAACTGTTCGACGCGGCCTTGCGTAGTGCATCCCACGTGGTTGTGCCACTACAGCCGGCGGCATTCGATCGCTGGGCCTGCGCCGATTTCTTCGCCCGGCTCGCTGACGAGAAGCGCGTGCGCAAGGGCAAGGTCGAGCTGAGCTTGCTGGGCATGCGCGTCAATCCGCGCACGCAAACCGCGCGGGATTTCACCGCGTTTGTCGACGAGGCGGCCCTGCCGTTATGCGCGACCATTCGCGATACCCAGCTCTATGTGCAGCTGCAGCCACGCGGGCTGACGCTGTTCGATCTGCCACGGCCGCGCTTCGAGCGCGATTATGCGCAATGGCAACCTCTGCTGGATTGGCTCCCATGACGTCTTCGAATTCCCGCATCCCTGTCAATCTGGTCAGCGGTTTTCTCGGTGTCGGCAAAACCACCGCCATGATGCGCCTGCTGGCGGATAAGCCGGCCGGTGAATACTGGGCGGTCATCGTCAACGAGTTTGGCGAAGTCGGCATTGATGGCGCGACCTTATCGTCGGCCGGCGAGGGTTTGCAGGTCGCCGAGGTGCCGGGTGGCTGCATCTGCTGCACCACCAGCCCGATGTTGCGTACCACCTTGACCAAGCTGGCGCGGGGCCGCCGGCCCGATCGGCTACTGATCGAACCCTCGGGGTTGGGGCATCCGGCCGGCATCATCGACCTGTTGCGCGATCCTTTTTTGTCCAAGGTGTATGCAACGCAGGCGGTGGTCACGCTCATCGATGCCCGCCACCTCGACGATAGCCGCTATACCTCGCACGAAACCTGGCGTGACCAGATCGAACTGGCCGATGTGCTGGTGCTGAACAAGATCGATCTCGCCGACGTCGAGCAGATCGAACGGGCGCGACGCTTTGCTGCCGCGCTGTATCCGCCGAAGCTGGCTGTTATCGAGGCAAGGCAGGGCGTGTTCGATGTGGCGTTACTGGATTTGGCGCTGCAGCCATCTCGTTGGCCGGAGGCAGCACCGGCGACGCCGAGTGCGCACGCGCTGGCTCCGCGCCGCCCGGTGGCAAGTGCCGCTGCTGCGGTCAAATACTGGCCGCAGCGCAATATGCAAACCAGTCTGGGGTCGGAAAGCTGCGGCTGGATATTTCCTGCCGAGACGCAGTTCTTCTCCGCGGCGCTGGCCGCGCTGTTCGACGAGGCCGTGATGCTGTTGCCGGGGCTGACTCGCGCCAAAGGTGTGTTCAATACCGAGCGCGACTGGTATCGCCTCGATTGGGTCGATGGCTATAGCGGTGCGGCGGTTTCGGCGTATCGGCGCGATTCTCGGGTCGAATTCATCGTCGCGAACGATAGCCCTGTTGACTGGGCCGTCGTCGAGACCCGCTTGGCCGCAGCCTTGATCAGCGGCGCAGAATCGCGCTGATTTGCTGCAGGTAGTTTTGCACTACGTCGCCGTGGCCGCGACTGTTCATTGTCGTTTGCCAGTGCTGCAGGCAGTTTGTCAAAGCCGCGTGATCATTGCACTGCCCGAGTACCCGGTCGATCCAGTCATCCAGCGCGCCGTGCAAATGGGTGTTGTTGCTGATGTAAAGAATCTGGCGAATCTGGGCGAGCTGCTTGCTGCCGATCGCCGGCGATGCGGTTTCGTTGACCGTTACCGCTGCTGTCGGTGAGGGGGCCGGGCCGATCTGGCCGGCGATCTTCTCGATCATGCCGTCCCATTCGAGCTCCAACAGGGCTTGCAGCAACTCGCGCCCGACCAGGGTGGTGATCAGTAAATCCGCACTTTTGATGCCGTCGATCTGGATCAGCAATTGCCGCGATTTGGCCGAGAGACCGCTTGAGCGGTTGAGCATCTCGGAGAGTCCCTGCGGGGTTTTACGATAAATCACGCCTTGCATAACCGCTTCCCTGCCTGAATATCTGACGAATATATTACAGAGTTAGCCGCTCGCGCGCTGCCCGGCGCGGGCCGGGGAAGCCCGTGCATTTAATGGGATGGGAATGCGAGTAGAAAGAATCATGAAAGCACGATGCGAATTTCTCGCTGTACCCGGTCGGCAACGCCGCGATGGCCGGATCGGCGCAACGCCGTTTGCCAATCCTCCAGCAATTGCTCGAGTGCATTTGTGCTTGCCAGTGCGTCGAACGCGCTTGCCAGTCGGTTGAGCCAGGTTTCGCCAAGGTATTCGCGGGCGCTGTCCTGCACGAGCGTTCGCACTTGGGCCAGCCGTGCCGGCTCGGGGAGGGGGCCGGTTGCGACGGGCCGTGTTACCGCTGCCAGTGGCGCTCCGGCTTGTTCTGCGATCAACGCCAGCTCGCGCAAGCGGGCCAGTACCGCCTCGACATCGGTGGCCGGCGCCAGCTGTTTCAGCACGCTGACATTGCGTGCGCCGTCAATCATGATCAACAGCTGCCGGGCCTTCAAGCTGAGTAGATCGCTACGGGTGGCCAGTTCCTGCTGGGCTCTGGCCGTCTTGTGATAGACCGTGTTTTCCATACTTTTCCCCTGACTTTGTACGCCTCGAGTAGAAAGTCGTATTGCCACTTTAGCCGCTGCTGATGCATTTTTTGTAGCATAGTCTTACGGACTACAAGCGTGTGGCCGGGGCTGATGCACTGTTGTATTGATGCAAGAAAAAAGCCCGCGCGAGGCGGGCTTCATCGTGATGTCATCGTTCCGGTATTACAGGCCGCCGTAGGAGTGCAGGCCCGAGAGGAACATATTGACGCCGAGGAAAGCGAAGGTCACCACCAGCAGGCCGATCACCGACCACCAGGCGAGCACGTCGCCACGCCAGCCTTTCACCAGCCGGATATGCAGCCATGCGGCGTAGTTGAGCCAGACAATCAGTGCCCAGGTTTCTTTCGGATCCCAGCTCCAGTAGCCACCCCAGGCGTCGGCGGCCCACATCGCGCCGAGAATAGTGGCGATGGTGAAAAACAGGAAGCCGATGGCGATGGCCTTGTACATCACTTCGCCGAGCGTGTCGTAACTCGGTAGTTTGCTCACCAGTACGCCGCGCGATACCAGCAACTGTGCAATGCCGAGCATCGCCGCGATTGCGAACGCGCCATAGCCGACGAAATTGGCCGGTACGTGGATTTTCATCCACCACGATTGCAGCGCCGGAATCAGCGGCTGGATTTCGTGCGCCTGGCGATCGAGCGAGTACCACAGGATGAAGCCGACTGCGGCGCTGATCACCATTAGCACGAAGGCGCCCATTGTCCTGGCTGCGAAGCGGGCTTCGTAATACAGATACATCAGTGCGGTGATCAGGCAGAACAGTACGAACACTTCATACAGATTCGAGACTGGAATATGCCCGACATCAGGGCCGATCAAATAACCCTCGTACCAGCGCACCAGGCTGGAACTCAGCGAGGCCGCCGCAGCGACCCATGTCAATCCCGAGGCGAGCGACAGCGCCGTGGCGCTACGGCGTAGCATGCCGATCCAGTACATCAGCGTGGCGAGGGCGAAGAGCACGCACATCCACATTACCAATGACTGGCTGGAGAGCAGGTACTTGAGAAAGAAGTTGCTGCCGCCGCGGGCGAGTTCGCCCTCATAGAAGCCGATCCCGATCAGCGCGGTGGCGGCGCAAATCGGCAGAAAACGCTGCATGGCCGGCCAGAATTTGCCAAACCAGATCAGTGCGGCGGCGCTGGCGAACAGGATGCCCTGCTCGTAGTAATCCATGGCACCGCGATAGCGGCTGAAGCTGATGCCGGCGGCAAGCAGGACGAGGGCGGCGAACACGATGTTGCCGATGGGGCGCTTGGCGTTAAGCGTGGTCATGATGATTCTCCGGCCGGATCGGTGCTTTGATCCTGAGGGGGCAGCAGGGTGTCGCGGTGGGCGATGAAAGCCTGATCAAGGTCGGTGTTGCGGCGGTTGCTGGTCATCGCGATCAGCGTCCGGCCGCCTTCGAGGCGAATCCACAGCCGCTCTTCGCGAATGTAGAACATGCAGAAAATACCCAGTACCAGCAGCACTGAACCGAGATACACCACCGTCTTGCCCGGTGAGCGCGTCAACTGGAAGCCGCTGGCCTGCACCTGAGTGAAGCCGGTCGGCTGTAGATACATCGCCGGGCCATAGTCGAACAGATTGCTGGTCGCGACGAGGCTGTCCATCAGGAAGCGATAGTTGGCTTCGTTCATCGGTAGCGGCGCGAGCCCGGCCTGGCGTTGCGACAGCGCGAAGGCTTCAACCGCCGCACCCTGAAGGATTTTCAGGTACGTCTGCGCCACGGTCTGGCGCTGTTCGGCCGGCACCTTGCCGTCGAGGAAGCGTTCGAGCGCGGGGAAGCCGCCGCTGCCAAACTGCGCCAGCACGCTGCGGGCCACTTCGGCGAACTGGGTCTGGCTGGTGGCCGAGAATGCGCCGTCATGGAAGGCCGCATCGGTGGTCGCCTTGGCGATGGCCGGGTAGCGCTGCGGATCAAGCAACACCTGGCGCAGCCGCATGAAGGTGTCGACCTTGCCGTCGGCATCAAGCGGCATGCGGATGAAGGAGAACGGTTGCGCCACTTCGCGGCGCATGCCCGAGACCAGATAGAAGCCATCGTCAAGCGGCTGTGGCGCCAGATAATTGAGGTACTCGACGGCCTGACCGGTGGCATCGCGCAACTTGAACTGGATCGAGGGGCCGAGATTGCGCAGATTGTGCTCGCCCTTGACGCTGGCGGCCTGCGACAAAGCCTGCTCGAACTTGTTGACCGATACTGCCGATTGGGTGGAGTCGGCTTTGCCCAGGTTCTCGATATTGATCACGCGCAGATCGCCCGTTTCCAGCGTGTAGGGCTGGCCGGCAATCGTCAGCGCCGTGCTGGCTTGCGAGCGGGCTGCGAGCGTCGAGCTTGGCGTGCCATCGAGGTTCCAGCGCGCAAAGGTCAGCGGTGAGCCGCCGTCGCCGAAGCTCGCTTGATAAATGGCGACGCCATCGACCACCATCGGCTTGTTGACCTCGATGGTGCCGCTCTGGCGCACCTTGCCGGTCTGGCTGTCGAGAATGTCGATGTCCGAGGCGAAAAGCTTGGGCTGGCCGGTCGTGTAATACTCGACGTGGAACTGCTTGAGCCGGAGCGCGAACGGCAACTCCTGTACAAAGTAGCCATTGCCGGCGTTGAGGAAGATTACATCGGCGGCACTGCCTTCCGGCACGGTGACGTTGCCACGGAAAGACAGGTTGCCCTCGCTGAGGCGGCTGATCTGCGGCACCTGGCCTTGCGGCATGTCGCGGGTTTCCGGCGTCTTGTGGCCGACCAGCTCCATCAGCTTCAGCGGCAGATTGCCGTCGAGCAGGCCGCCAATGCAGATCACCACAATGGCCGCGTGCGCGAACAGGTAGCCGAGCCGCTGCCACGCACCGCGCTTGGCCGCAACCTGCCAGGTGCCATTGTGCTCGCGCAGCCGGTAGCGAAAGCCTGTTTGCGTCAGGTGCGCGAGCACCGTATCGCGATCGATCTCGCCCTCTGCCTCGGCGTGATGCGTCATCAGCCGCAAAGAGCTGCTTCCGGCCTTTTCGCGCCAGCTGCGGATGTCTCGCAGCATGCCGGGCACGTGGCGCCAGAGGCACAACGAGGTCGACAGCATCAAAAAAGCGAGCAGCAGCAAAAACCAGCTGGCGTGATAGACGTCGAACAGGCCTACCGACTGGAAAATACGGAACCAGAAATCGCCGAATTCGAAGCGGTAATTGACGTAGGGCTCGTTCTGCTTGAGCACGGTGCCGATGACCGAGGCGATCGCGAGGATGCTGAGCAGGCTGACGGCAAAGCGCATCGACGAGAGCAGCTCGTAGAGCGCCCGGCCGAACGGGGCGGGGTGATGGCGTGGAGGAGTTTTCGTAGTCATAAAGCAAAAAAGGGGCGAAAGTCGCCCCTCTTGGTGAGTGAATGCCGGCAAAGGTTCACCGGCAGCTGACTCAGTTGAGCGCCTGCATGTATTGCGCGACGGCCTTGATCTCGTCGTCACGCATCTTTTTGGCAATCTCGGTCATGACCGAATTGTTCTGGCGCTCGCCCGAACGGAATGCCTTCAACTGCGCCTCGATATAGGCGCCATGCTGGCTGGATACGCGCGGATACTGGATCGGAATGCCCGAGCCGGATGGGCCGTGGCAAGCCATACAGGCCGGCAGACCGGTTTGGGCCAGACCGCCGCGGTAAAGTTTCTTGCCGGCTTCGATCAGCGTCTTGTCCGATGCGCCAAGCGCTTTGGGCTGCTGGCTGGCGAAGTAGGCGGCGACGTTGCGCATGTCGGCATCCGACAGCGTCGCAGTCATGCCGAGCATCACCGGGTTGTTGCGTTTGCCGGTTTTGAACTCGGTCAACTGCTTGTACAGATACTGCTCGTGCTGGCCGGCCAGACGCGGATAGGTCGAGGCAACTGCGTTGCCGTCGACACCGTGACAGGCGGCACAAACCGTTTCAGCCTTCTGTTTGCCCGCGGCGATATCGACCTTGGGTTGTTCTGCGTAGGCAGCCGATGTGGCCAACCACAATGCTGCTGCAACGAATGCTGCGACAGGCGCGCTGCGCATAGCTCTGCTCCCTCAAGCGATAGCGGTTCCCGGCTATGGGTGCCGGTTTGCAACCAAATCCTGCTATTCTATAACAAGACTTTTTACCAAACAAAATACCATGACGCTCTTTCGCGGTTTGCAGTTCCTTACTACCGTCAATGATCTGTCGGCTTTGCCTCACGAAGGCCTTGAAGTGGCCTTTGCCGGGCGCTCCAATGCGGGCAAATCGAGTGCGATCAATACGCTCGCCAATCACACCCGGCTCGCCTTCGTTTCGAAGACGCCGGGGCGTACCCAGCACATCAATTACTTCGATTTTGGCAAGGAACGCCGACTGGTTGACCTGCCAGGTTACGGCTATGCCGAGGTGCCGGCCAATGTGCGCGCGCACTGGGAAAAGCTGCTGAGCTTTTATCTCGTCAACCGCGACAACCTGATTGGCCTGGTGCTGATCATGGATGCGCGCCGGCCGCTGACCGAGCGTGATCGCCGCATGCTCGACTGGTTTCTGCCGACCGGCAAGCCGGTACATTGCCTGCTGACCAAGTCCGACAAATTGAGCAAGCAGGAGCAGATCAAAACCTTGCGCACGGTTGAAGCCGAATTCGAGGGCGATCCGCGTGTCACCGTGCAGCTTTTTTCCAGCCTGAAGAAGCAAGGGGTCGAACGGACCGAGGAAGTCGTCGGTGCGTGGTTTGACGCCATGAAAGCGGCGACGCCGCAAGACGGCAACGAGACTGGCGACGTTGAGTCGACGGACGGCGCCTGATTCGCCTTGCGCTTTAAGGCCACCTTTCTATCTTGAAAGCTAGGTGCGCCCCTGCACCTCCCGCTTTTCCTCCCTGAGCGGGTGCCCCGGCTTTGTGCCGGGGCGTATGTATACCCCGGTCATTCTCCCCTTGGACCGGGGTTTCTTTTTTTCTGCTCGGCCCTCTTCGTTCTTGCCGGCATGTGTTCCGTATATCGGAATTGTCTGATTTAAACGTCGGCTTTTTCTCAATCTGGCGGCAGATTTGCCGTATGTAAAAATCCATCGGTATGATCGTCTGAACGAGAATTCCGGCTTTGCGTGTCGCGAGTTGGAACGAAAAAGGGTCGACGCCGAGTACGTTTGACCCGCTGGGAGGAGCACCATGTCGGAACTCACCGGGGTCAGGGTGATGGTGATTGATGACAGCAACACCATCCGTCGCAGCGCCGAAATTTTCCTGGGGCAAGCCGGTTGCGAGGTCATCCTTGCCGAAGACGGCTTCGATGCCTTGGCCAAGATCAGTGATCATCAGCCGCAGTTGATTTTCGTCGACGTGATGATGCCGCGTCTTGATGGCTACCAGACGTGTTCGCTGATCAAGAAAAACCCGCGTTACAAGACCACGCCGGTGATCATGCTCTCCAGCAAGGATGGCCTGTTCGACCGCGCCCGCGGCCGCATGGTCGGTTCCGACGAATATCTCACCAAGCCATTTACCAAGGACAGTCTGCTGGCCGCCGTCGGCGAGCACGTGCAGCAGCGCTGATCCATTTCATCTCACATTTATCCGTACTGAGCGAAGAAAACCGCCATGGCCATCAAGAAAATCCTGATCGTCGATGATTCGCCGACCGAGCGTCATTTCCTCGGCGAATTGCTGACCAAAAACGGTTTCACCATCGTGACCGCCGAATCGGGCGAGGACGCCGTGGCCCGGGTCAAGGAGCTGATGCCCGACCTGATCCTGATGGATGTGGTCATGCCCGGCATGAACGGCTTCCAGGCGACGCGCACCATTACCCGCGATGCCGAAACCGGGCATATCCCGGTGATCATGTGCACCTCCAAGAACCAGGAGACCGACAAGGTCTGGGGTAAGCGCCAGGGCGCGGCCGAGTATGTGGTCAAGCCGGTCGATCCGCAGGAACTGCTTTCCAAGATCGCTGCGCTGTAAACGGAGTCGGTCATGGCCAAGCGGATCAGTTTGCGCGACTACCAGGAAGGGGTAATGGCCCGGCTAAAAAGTGCCGCGGCCACCGCTCAGGTCAATGCATGCCTTGGCATTCGCATCGGCCAGGACAATTGGCTGGTGGATCTGGCCGATGTGGCCGAAGTGATGCCGGTGCCGCCGGTCTCGTCCTTGCCGCTGTCTCAGCCGTGGTTCAAGGGCGTGGCCAATATGCGCGGTAACCTTGTGAGCGTGTCGGATCTGTCGGCCTTTTTTGGCGGCCCTGCGCTGACGGTCTCGCCGCTGGCGCGGCTGATGCTGCTGCATCCGCGGTACATCCTGCATTCGGCGGTACTGGTCGAGCGCATGCTCGGCCTGAAGCATTT encodes:
- the ispE gene encoding 4-(cytidine 5'-diphospho)-2-C-methyl-D-erythritol kinase yields the protein MATLNDFPADADGWRAFPAPAKLNLFLHIIGRRDDGYHLLQSVFQLIDLADTIRLRLRDDGEVVRVDPLPGVPSDSDLTVRAARLLQRETGCSLGVEINIDKHLPMGGGVGGGSSDAATVLLALNRLWRLDLSRERLMQLGLALGADVPFFLFGEAAFVEGVGEKMRAVASADGWYVVLQPPVHVPTPEIFSDPSLTRDTPSLNMRDLSTATTRNDLQVVAARKHPLVEQYIAWLSRFSPARMTGSGSCVFAHFSSQAGANTVVSLLPRDMTGWVAKAIDRHPLKEFAG
- a CDS encoding ribose-phosphate pyrophosphokinase is translated as MAYDSLMVFTGNANPKLADRVVNHLDISLGRATVGRFSDGEVTVELLENVRGRDVFVLQSTCVPTNDNIMELILIVDALKRASAGRITAAIPYFGYARQDRRPRSARVPISAKVVANMLQAAGVDRLLTVDVHADQIQGFFDIPVDNIYSTPVLFADIRAQNYENLMVVSPDVGGVLRARAMAKQLGTDMAIIDKRRPKANVAEVMHIIGDVKDRTCLIVDDMIDTANTLCKAAAALKAHGAKRVLAYATHPVFSGAAVERIVQSDLDEVVVTDTIPLSDAAELSGRIRCVSIAGLLAETMRRINNEESVSSLFVD
- a CDS encoding 50S ribosomal protein L25/general stress protein Ctc; translated protein: MTYEIQAVARAAQGTGASRRLRKAGKLPGIVYGGNVAPLAIELDHNSMYYTLKEEAFHTALIKLAVEGKIEQVLLRSVNYHPFKQQVLHLDFQRVDENTTVEVRVPLHFIGADVCEGVKMQGGTMSYILNDVMVRCVATKIPEFLNVDLSKLAVGNTIANLSNIQLPEGIELMALVRGEGLAVASLNGAKAG
- the pth gene encoding aminoacyl-tRNA hydrolase, which gives rise to MSPIKLIVGLGNPGAEYAATRHNAGFWWVDQLARDAGISLRHDAKFHGLAGRARFSGHEVWLLEPQTYMNKSGLSVVALAQFYKILPNEILVVHDELDLPAGEIKLKQGGGHGGHNGLRDIGTHLSTPNYWRLRVGIGHPGERNEVVNFVLKPPRKEEQDAIDDALIRAHHILPLLLAGDTGAAMQKLHTDDSKKRQHKPAPGV
- a CDS encoding ParA family protein, translating into MHTILVANPKGGSGKTTVAVQLAAWFAWQNRPVVLSDLDRQGSALRWLAQRSEKFPPIRGRDEIIDRLPAGAVQVIDSPAGLHGKLFDAALRSASHVVVPLQPAAFDRWACADFFARLADEKRVRKGKVELSLLGMRVNPRTQTARDFTAFVDEAALPLCATIRDTQLYVQLQPRGLTLFDLPRPRFERDYAQWQPLLDWLP
- a CDS encoding GTP-binding protein; its protein translation is MTSSNSRIPVNLVSGFLGVGKTTAMMRLLADKPAGEYWAVIVNEFGEVGIDGATLSSAGEGLQVAEVPGGCICCTTSPMLRTTLTKLARGRRPDRLLIEPSGLGHPAGIIDLLRDPFLSKVYATQAVVTLIDARHLDDSRYTSHETWRDQIELADVLVLNKIDLADVEQIERARRFAAALYPPKLAVIEARQGVFDVALLDLALQPSRWPEAAPATPSAHALAPRRPVASAAAAVKYWPQRNMQTSLGSESCGWIFPAETQFFSAALAALFDEAVMLLPGLTRAKGVFNTERDWYRLDWVDGYSGAAVSAYRRDSRVEFIVANDSPVDWAVVETRLAAALISGAESR
- the ccsB gene encoding c-type cytochrome biogenesis protein CcsB, with protein sequence MTTLNAKRPIGNIVFAALVLLAAGISFSRYRGAMDYYEQGILFASAAALIWFGKFWPAMQRFLPICAATALIGIGFYEGELARGGSNFFLKYLLSSQSLVMWMCVLFALATLMYWIGMLRRSATALSLASGLTWVAAAASLSSSLVRWYEGYLIGPDVGHIPVSNLYEVFVLFCLITALMYLYYEARFAARTMGAFVLMVISAAVGFILWYSLDRQAHEIQPLIPALQSWWMKIHVPANFVGYGAFAIAAMLGIAQLLVSRGVLVSKLPSYDTLGEVMYKAIAIGFLFFTIATILGAMWAADAWGGYWSWDPKETWALIVWLNYAAWLHIRLVKGWRGDVLAWWSVIGLLVVTFAFLGVNMFLSGLHSYGGL
- a CDS encoding cytochrome c biogenesis protein ResB, which translates into the protein MTTKTPPRHHPAPFGRALYELLSSMRFAVSLLSILAIASVIGTVLKQNEPYVNYRFEFGDFWFRIFQSVGLFDVYHASWFLLLLAFLMLSTSLCLWRHVPGMLRDIRSWREKAGSSSLRLMTHHAEAEGEIDRDTVLAHLTQTGFRYRLREHNGTWQVAAKRGAWQRLGYLFAHAAIVVICIGGLLDGNLPLKLMELVGHKTPETRDMPQGQVPQISRLSEGNLSFRGNVTVPEGSAADVIFLNAGNGYFVQELPFALRLKQFHVEYYTTGQPKLFASDIDILDSQTGKVRQSGTIEVNKPMVVDGVAIYQASFGDGGSPLTFARWNLDGTPSSTLAARSQASTALTIAGQPYTLETGDLRVINIENLGKADSTQSAVSVNKFEQALSQAASVKGEHNLRNLGPSIQFKLRDATGQAVEYLNYLAPQPLDDGFYLVSGMRREVAQPFSFIRMPLDADGKVDTFMRLRQVLLDPQRYPAIAKATTDAAFHDGAFSATSQTQFAEVARSVLAQFGSGGFPALERFLDGKVPAEQRQTVAQTYLKILQGAAVEAFALSQRQAGLAPLPMNEANYRFLMDSLVATSNLFDYGPAMYLQPTGFTQVQASGFQLTRSPGKTVVYLGSVLLVLGIFCMFYIREERLWIRLEGGRTLIAMTSNRRNTDLDQAFIAHRDTLLPPQDQSTDPAGESS